In Streptomyces sclerotialus, one genomic interval encodes:
- a CDS encoding S1C family serine protease yields MSPRRWAPGPPPHQNAPADEAPGAQPHEARAKEAAGAQPHEASAAPAPQGAPAGAGADPAPASGPAPGPGWSQDPQHTAAFAAVPPGGGIPPGGSPHDAPPHGGAPHGGAPHGGAPQGGAPYPTGTGTGVGAGAGAGAGGWGAPPQPPYGGGGGGWGAPVGPPVDRPRRRGGLIAAVLVAALVAGGVGGGIGYWAAGQNDTSSTTVSASGDPQALNRKPTSVSGIAQRALPSVVTIDAQGAGGEGGTGTGFVYDKQGHILTNNHVVASAAEGGKLSVTFSDGKKYDAEVVGRAEGYDVAVIKLRNPSDAKLTPLPLGKSANVAVGDATIAIGAPYGLSGTVTTGIISAKDRPVASSDGGGSNASYMSALQTDASINPGNSGGPLMDASGNVIGINSAIQSAGSGSSDPFGGGESQAGSIGLGFAIPIDQAKRVANDLIRTGKPVYPQIGVQVGMRENSDGATIAERGNGGTDAVTKNGPADKAGLKPGDKITKLDDTAIDSGPTLISEIWQHNPGDKVTLTYERDGKEHTAEVTLGQRVGDN; encoded by the coding sequence ATTTCGCCCCGTCGGTGGGCCCCGGGCCCACCCCCCCACCAGAACGCGCCCGCCGACGAGGCGCCCGGGGCGCAGCCGCACGAGGCTCGTGCCAAAGAAGCCGCAGGGGCGCAGCCGCACGAGGCTTCCGCCGCCCCCGCGCCGCAGGGTGCTCCCGCGGGGGCGGGCGCCGACCCGGCTCCCGCCTCCGGCCCTGCCCCCGGCCCCGGCTGGTCGCAGGACCCGCAGCACACCGCAGCCTTCGCCGCCGTCCCGCCCGGCGGCGGCATCCCGCCCGGCGGATCTCCGCACGACGCGCCCCCGCATGGCGGCGCCCCCCACGGAGGCGCCCCCCACGGAGGCGCCCCTCAGGGTGGCGCCCCCTACCCCACCGGCACCGGCACCGGCGTCGGCGCAGGCGCAGGCGCAGGCGCAGGTGGCTGGGGCGCACCCCCACAGCCCCCGTACGGCGGTGGTGGCGGCGGCTGGGGCGCCCCCGTGGGCCCGCCCGTCGACAGGCCGCGCCGCCGCGGCGGCCTGATCGCCGCCGTACTGGTCGCAGCGCTGGTCGCGGGCGGCGTAGGCGGCGGCATCGGCTACTGGGCCGCCGGCCAGAACGACACGTCGTCCACGACCGTCTCCGCCTCCGGCGACCCCCAGGCACTCAACCGCAAGCCGACCTCGGTCTCCGGTATCGCCCAGCGCGCGCTGCCCAGCGTCGTGACCATAGACGCGCAGGGCGCGGGCGGCGAGGGCGGCACGGGCACCGGCTTCGTGTACGACAAGCAGGGCCACATCCTCACGAACAACCACGTCGTGGCGAGCGCGGCGGAGGGCGGCAAGCTCTCGGTGACGTTCTCCGACGGCAAGAAGTACGACGCCGAGGTCGTGGGCCGCGCCGAGGGCTACGACGTCGCCGTCATAAAGCTCAGGAACCCCTCCGACGCCAAGCTCACCCCGCTCCCACTGGGCAAGTCCGCGAACGTCGCGGTCGGCGACGCGACCATCGCCATCGGTGCCCCGTACGGCCTGTCCGGCACGGTGACCACCGGCATCATCAGCGCCAAGGACCGCCCGGTGGCGTCCAGCGACGGCGGCGGTTCGAACGCCTCGTACATGTCCGCGCTGCAGACGGACGCGTCGATCAACCCCGGCAACTCCGGCGGCCCCCTCATGGACGCCTCCGGCAACGTGATCGGCATCAACTCGGCGATCCAGTCGGCGGGCAGCGGCAGCAGCGATCCGTTCGGCGGCGGCGAGAGCCAGGCGGGCTCGATCGGCCTCGGCTTCGCCATCCCGATCGACCAGGCCAAGCGGGTCGCGAACGACCTGATCCGTACCGGCAAGCCGGTGTACCCGCAGATCGGCGTGCAGGTCGGGATGCGGGAGAACAGCGACGGCGCGACGATCGCCGAGCGCGGCAACGGCGGCACGGACGCCGTCACCAAGAACGGCCCGGCCGACAAGGCCGGCCTCAAGCCGGGCGACAAGATCACCAAGCTCGACGACACGGCCATCGACAGCGGCCCGACCCTGATCAGCGAAATCTGGCAGCACAACCCCGGCGACAAGGTGACCCTCACGTACGAACGCGACGGCAAGGAACACACCGCCGAAGTAACCCTCGGCCAACGCGTAGGCGACAACTGA
- a CDS encoding tyrosine-type recombinase/integrase: MPLTFEFTIYTIRERADRPKPFQLRWKVGPRPHSKAFKTKTLADGRRAQLMAAAQRGEMFDVETGLPQSELRALVPQTTWFDHARDYARMKWKRSSAKSRAARADALATVTPSLVLDMKGAPKPDVLRRALSCWAFNFSDQQGEPPASIASALEWIARKSLPMARLEESDIVRAALEALSMRLDGKTAAANTITRKRMVFNNALRYAVERKLLPTNPLQFVDWKPPETDDEIDWRYVPNPRQAKALIGAVGELGPRGEHLQAFFGCGYYAATRPAEAMNLRKSDCTLPATGWGSLLLSGSSPRAGSSWTDDGKSYDERGLKRRARTATRDVPIPPELVKLLRDHLARYGTAPDGRLFRAARGGVLLTKEYAEVWKEARKAALSEQQVKTPLADVPYSLRHAGVSLWLASGVDPTEVARRAGHSVAVLYRFYAKVLDGQRDQANERIEQALREAE, encoded by the coding sequence ATGCCCCTGACCTTTGAATTCACCATCTACACCATCCGCGAGAGGGCGGACCGTCCCAAGCCCTTTCAGCTCCGCTGGAAAGTCGGCCCGCGCCCCCACTCCAAGGCATTCAAGACCAAGACGCTCGCCGATGGCAGGCGGGCACAGTTGATGGCCGCAGCTCAGCGCGGTGAGATGTTCGACGTGGAGACCGGGCTGCCGCAGTCCGAACTCCGAGCCCTGGTGCCACAGACGACCTGGTTCGACCACGCCAGGGACTACGCCAGGATGAAGTGGAAGCGCTCCTCAGCGAAGAGTCGTGCCGCACGTGCCGACGCACTCGCTACCGTCACGCCTTCCCTGGTGCTGGACATGAAGGGGGCGCCCAAGCCCGACGTCCTACGCCGCGCGTTGTCCTGCTGGGCCTTCAACTTCTCGGATCAGCAAGGGGAGCCGCCGGCCTCTATCGCGTCAGCCCTGGAGTGGATCGCCAGGAAGTCTCTTCCGATGGCTCGCCTGGAGGAGTCCGACATCGTGCGGGCCGCGTTGGAGGCATTGAGTATGAGGCTGGATGGGAAGACCGCTGCGGCGAACACGATCACGCGGAAGCGAATGGTCTTCAACAACGCTCTGCGCTACGCGGTCGAGCGGAAGCTGTTGCCGACCAACCCGCTGCAGTTCGTGGACTGGAAGCCGCCGGAGACGGACGACGAGATCGACTGGCGGTACGTGCCCAATCCCCGGCAGGCGAAGGCTCTTATCGGCGCGGTGGGCGAGCTGGGCCCCCGTGGTGAGCATCTTCAGGCGTTCTTCGGCTGCGGGTACTACGCGGCCACCCGGCCGGCGGAAGCCATGAACCTGCGGAAGTCCGACTGCACGTTGCCCGCGACCGGCTGGGGCTCTCTGCTGCTCTCCGGCAGCTCGCCCCGCGCGGGGTCCTCCTGGACGGACGACGGCAAGTCGTACGACGAGCGCGGCCTGAAGCGGCGCGCTCGGACGGCAACGCGGGACGTGCCCATCCCGCCCGAGTTGGTGAAGCTCCTGCGGGACCACCTGGCGCGCTACGGCACGGCCCCGGACGGCCGACTGTTCCGGGCTGCGCGGGGCGGGGTGCTCCTCACCAAGGAGTACGCGGAGGTCTGGAAGGAGGCTCGGAAGGCCGCCCTCTCGGAGCAGCAGGTGAAGACGCCGCTCGCGGACGTGCCGTACTCACTCCGGCACGCCGGCGTCTCGCTGTGGCTGGCGTCCGGTGTGGACCCCACCGAGGTCGCCCGGCGCGCCGGACACAGCGTGGCGGTGCTCTACCGCTTCTACGCCAAGGTGCTGGACGGGCAGCGTGACCAGGCCAATGAGCGGATCGAGCAGGCACTTCGCGAGGCCGAGTGA
- a CDS encoding helix-turn-helix transcriptional regulator, protein MSARKTLKLHEVLEEIDMSRAAFYRLRARGQAPKMYKLPNGQLRCRRSDLDAWWESCEQPTAA, encoded by the coding sequence GTGTCAGCCCGGAAGACGCTCAAGCTCCACGAAGTCCTCGAAGAGATCGACATGAGCCGTGCCGCCTTCTACCGACTGCGCGCCCGCGGCCAGGCTCCCAAGATGTACAAGCTCCCGAACGGTCAACTGCGCTGCCGCCGAAGCGACCTGGACGCCTGGTGGGAGAGCTGCGAGCAGCCCACCGCCGCCTGA
- a CDS encoding DUF3987 domain-containing protein: MNLLSAAGAIIGRRPHLMIGNDRHPTLLWALTIGPTSSGRKGSATSTARRVLAEALPDFFGPEHTPRGLNSGEGLIEYVRDDDSEEASPASFDKRLWVVESEYAVTMSRGRREGSSLPGVLRQAWDGDSLGSMIRDSLKATDPHIAILGHITPEEFRAKMQDSEMAGGTYNRFLPIFCHRNLILPGSRGASPELVANLAAGWRTVLDDAARVEQVKFSPAAWELYCDQVYPALSDDSAGGVIAQFTARAAPYVQRVAMVYALCDHTDTISEAHMRAAWQLLNYARASAVHLLGDTTGDPKVNKLAEAVRAAGPDGLTADQIRRLFKNSTRAERDRLAAELLDLPGYARRQKATGGRPTTVLTYVG, encoded by the coding sequence GTGAACCTGCTCTCCGCGGCGGGCGCCATCATCGGCCGCCGCCCACACCTGATGATCGGCAACGACCGGCACCCCACCCTGCTCTGGGCCCTGACCATCGGCCCCACCTCCTCCGGGCGCAAGGGCTCGGCGACCTCCACCGCGAGGCGGGTGCTGGCCGAGGCGCTGCCGGACTTCTTCGGCCCCGAACACACCCCGCGCGGGCTGAACTCCGGGGAAGGGCTGATCGAGTACGTGAGGGACGACGACAGCGAGGAGGCGTCACCCGCCAGCTTCGACAAACGGCTGTGGGTGGTGGAGTCGGAATACGCCGTCACCATGAGCCGCGGCCGCCGCGAAGGCAGCTCGCTGCCCGGCGTGCTGCGGCAGGCCTGGGACGGGGACTCGCTCGGCTCGATGATCCGGGACTCGCTCAAGGCGACGGACCCGCACATCGCGATCCTGGGCCACATCACCCCAGAGGAGTTCCGGGCCAAGATGCAGGACTCGGAGATGGCCGGCGGCACCTACAACCGCTTCCTGCCGATCTTCTGCCACCGCAACCTCATCCTGCCCGGCTCCCGCGGCGCCAGCCCCGAGCTGGTGGCCAACCTCGCCGCCGGCTGGCGCACCGTCCTGGACGACGCCGCCCGCGTGGAACAGGTGAAGTTCAGCCCAGCCGCCTGGGAGCTGTACTGCGACCAGGTCTACCCGGCCCTCAGCGACGACTCCGCGGGCGGCGTCATCGCCCAGTTCACCGCGCGGGCCGCCCCGTACGTCCAGCGAGTGGCCATGGTCTACGCCCTGTGCGACCACACCGACACCATCTCCGAAGCCCACATGCGCGCCGCCTGGCAGCTCCTCAACTACGCCCGCGCCTCCGCCGTCCACCTCCTCGGCGACACCACCGGCGACCCGAAGGTCAACAAGCTCGCCGAGGCCGTCCGCGCCGCCGGGCCCGACGGGCTGACGGCCGACCAGATCCGCCGCCTGTTCAAGAACAGCACGCGTGCGGAGCGGGACCGGCTCGCCGCGGAGCTGCTCGACCTGCCCGGCTACGCCCGCCGCCAGAAGGCCACCGGCGGCCGCCCGACCACCGTCCTGACCTACGTGGGCTGA
- a CDS encoding DnaB-like helicase N-terminal domain-containing protein translates to MSAPPPPRYDNVRALPSVPEPRTDRTPPQNLEAEQSVLGAMLLSAEAIAEVVETLDSGDYYRPAHETIHRAVCELHDQGQPADPITVADHLAKRGDLGRVGGASYLHTLIQAVPTTAHAEHYAEIVREKAERRRLIEAGMRLVQAASSADTDTDQLRAAVAQQVTELTARPNDTASTDVTPSGPPNPSTTGSRASTAPTGPAPPRTRTSSAAGSARRSARWTPPPRPTPSQSS, encoded by the coding sequence GTGAGCGCCCCGCCCCCGCCCCGCTACGACAACGTCCGCGCCCTACCCAGCGTCCCGGAGCCGCGGACCGACCGGACGCCGCCGCAGAACCTGGAAGCCGAGCAGTCCGTCCTGGGCGCCATGCTGCTCTCGGCCGAGGCCATCGCCGAGGTGGTCGAGACGCTCGACTCCGGCGACTACTACCGGCCCGCCCACGAGACGATCCACCGCGCGGTCTGCGAGCTGCACGACCAGGGCCAGCCCGCCGACCCCATCACCGTCGCCGACCACCTGGCCAAACGCGGCGATCTCGGCCGTGTCGGTGGCGCCTCCTACCTGCACACCCTCATCCAAGCAGTGCCGACCACGGCCCATGCCGAGCACTACGCCGAGATCGTGCGGGAGAAGGCCGAACGGCGCCGCCTGATCGAAGCCGGCATGCGCCTGGTCCAGGCCGCCTCCTCCGCGGACACCGACACCGACCAGCTCCGCGCGGCCGTGGCCCAGCAGGTCACCGAACTGACAGCCCGGCCCAACGACACCGCCAGCACGGACGTGACGCCGTCCGGACCGCCCAACCCTTCTACGACCGGCAGCCGGGCCAGCACCGCCCCCACCGGCCCGGCCCCACCCCGCACCCGGACGTCTTCTGCGGCTGGGTCGGCGAGACGGTCCGCGCGCTGGACCCCACCACCGAGGCCGACCCCGTCGCAGTCCTCGTGA
- a CDS encoding DUF6602 domain-containing protein, whose product MDSAIHHRWLRAVERDMQQEYLRLHEAARSDPQRAGHGGEGTWKRMLTEWLPPQYEVATRKYILPEKPDGDVFETDLVVFRPNYPHALRAREEVLASGVAAAFSVKLTLNREGIRDGFERAAKIQQGNKPRTGSPRQEITGPFPVGLLAHSHSWRGGAPTQQMKVYTTCIEMGEKYATHPRDIMDLLCVADLGVWCTSRMPFCPPEMIHHLAPDEAERHEHGAAMSCIMRMGMDNSPTVAVLIANLYARLALTDPTMQPLAEGFNAFGESSGGGTPRFWDLDATFTEKVKSSLITGVREDQDDNWRKFY is encoded by the coding sequence ATGGATAGTGCAATTCATCACCGCTGGTTGCGGGCCGTCGAGCGGGACATGCAGCAGGAGTACTTGAGACTGCACGAAGCTGCCCGATCGGACCCTCAGCGCGCTGGACACGGGGGCGAGGGAACCTGGAAGCGCATGCTCACAGAGTGGCTTCCCCCGCAGTACGAGGTAGCAACAAGGAAGTACATCCTCCCGGAAAAGCCGGATGGGGATGTTTTCGAGACCGACTTGGTGGTCTTCCGTCCCAACTACCCTCATGCATTGAGGGCTCGGGAAGAAGTCCTGGCGAGCGGTGTCGCGGCCGCCTTCAGCGTAAAGCTGACGCTTAACCGCGAGGGCATCAGAGACGGATTCGAACGCGCTGCGAAGATTCAGCAGGGAAACAAGCCCAGAACCGGATCTCCGAGACAGGAGATCACTGGGCCTTTCCCCGTAGGGCTTCTCGCACATTCACATTCATGGAGAGGAGGTGCGCCGACGCAACAAATGAAGGTATACACCACCTGCATAGAGATGGGCGAGAAATATGCCACCCACCCGCGCGACATCATGGACCTTCTATGCGTCGCCGACCTGGGGGTGTGGTGCACTTCCCGAATGCCCTTTTGCCCTCCTGAAATGATTCACCATTTGGCCCCGGACGAAGCAGAGCGACATGAACATGGCGCAGCCATGAGCTGCATCATGCGGATGGGGATGGACAATTCCCCGACGGTGGCTGTACTGATTGCCAATCTATACGCGCGCCTCGCCTTGACAGATCCAACGATGCAACCCCTCGCAGAGGGTTTCAACGCTTTTGGTGAATCCAGCGGCGGAGGCACTCCTCGCTTCTGGGACCTGGATGCGACTTTCACCGAAAAGGTGAAATCGAGCCTGATCACCGGCGTCAGGGAGGACCAGGACGACAACTGGAGAAAATTTTACTGA